One window from the genome of Sphingomicrobium arenosum encodes:
- the ruvC gene encoding crossover junction endodeoxyribonuclease RuvC, whose amino-acid sequence MKILGLDPGLGSTGWGLIQAEGNRLKHLDNGQLKTDPKAPLPQRLSHLASQLEAIIADHAPDSAAAEEIFVNKNPRSTLKLAQARGALLCIAASRGIIVGEYAPSLVKKAVVGTGGADKAQVQAMVKILLPGVTIAGPDAADALAVAITHAHHAQSARRGL is encoded by the coding sequence TTGAAAATCCTCGGCCTCGACCCCGGCCTCGGCAGCACCGGCTGGGGCCTCATCCAAGCCGAGGGCAACCGCCTCAAGCACCTCGACAACGGCCAGCTCAAGACCGATCCGAAGGCGCCGCTCCCCCAGCGCCTCTCGCATCTCGCCAGCCAACTCGAAGCGATCATCGCCGACCACGCCCCCGACAGCGCCGCGGCCGAGGAAATCTTCGTCAACAAGAACCCGCGCTCGACCCTGAAACTCGCGCAGGCGCGCGGCGCGCTTTTGTGCATCGCCGCCAGCCGCGGCATCATCGTCGGCGAATATGCCCCCAGCCTCGTCAAGAAAGCCGTCGTCGGCACCGGCGGCGCCGACAAGGCGCAGGTGCAGGCAATGGTGAAAATCCTGCTTCCCGGCGTCACCATCGCGGGCCCCGATGCCGCCGACGCGCTCGCCGTCGCCATCACTCACGCGCATCACGCCCAGAGCGCCCGGCGCGGTCTGT
- a CDS encoding YebC/PmpR family DNA-binding transcriptional regulator — protein MAGHSKFANIKHRKGAQDKKRSALFSKLSREITVAAKMGLPDPDMNPRLRLAVNTALKQSMPKDNIKKAIDKASASEGENYEEMRYEGYGPNGVALIVEALSDNRNRTATNVRTIFSKNGGNLGSSGAVAHSFDRLGLIEYKADELSEEKVLEAAMEAGADDIQSDETTHSIWTEADQLHEVASQLEKSLGEPETAKLAWRPQIETEVEGKDADTLVKLIDALEDDDDVQTVWGNYTFSDAELERLGQAE, from the coding sequence ATGGCCGGCCATAGTAAATTCGCCAACATCAAGCATCGCAAGGGCGCGCAGGACAAGAAGCGCTCGGCGCTCTTCTCCAAGCTCAGCCGCGAAATCACCGTCGCGGCCAAGATGGGGCTGCCCGACCCCGACATGAACCCGCGCCTCCGCCTCGCGGTCAACACCGCGCTCAAGCAGTCGATGCCCAAGGACAATATCAAGAAGGCGATCGACAAGGCCTCGGCCAGCGAAGGCGAGAATTACGAGGAAATGCGCTACGAGGGCTATGGCCCCAACGGCGTCGCGCTGATCGTCGAGGCATTGTCCGACAATCGCAACCGCACCGCCACCAACGTGCGCACCATCTTCTCCAAGAATGGCGGCAACCTCGGTTCCTCGGGCGCGGTCGCGCACAGTTTCGATCGCTTGGGCCTCATCGAATATAAGGCCGATGAACTGTCGGAAGAAAAAGTGCTCGAAGCCGCCATGGAAGCCGGCGCCGACGACATCCAGTCGGACGAGACGACGCACAGCATCTGGACCGAAGCCGACCAGCTTCACGAAGTCGCCAGCCAGCTCGAAAAGAGCCTCGGCGAACCCGAGACCGCCAAGCTCGCCTGGCGCCCCCAGATCGAGACCGAGGTCGAGGGCAAGGACGCCGACACGCTCGTCAAGCTGATCGACGCCTTGGAGGATGACGACGACGTCCAGACGGTGTGGGGCAATTACACCTTCTCCGACGCCGAACTGGAGCGCCTCGGCCAGGCGGAATAG
- a CDS encoding heavy metal-binding domain-containing protein, with translation MILTTTSTLQNRDISTYLGIVHGEVIVGANVFKDLFAAVRDIVGGRSGAYEKALDEARRQALSELQGEAAELGADAVIGIDLDYEVLGQGGSMLMVTASGTAVKLA, from the coding sequence ATGATCCTGACGACCACCTCGACCCTCCAGAACCGCGACATCTCGACCTATCTCGGCATCGTCCATGGCGAGGTCATCGTCGGCGCGAACGTGTTCAAGGATCTGTTCGCCGCGGTGCGCGATATCGTCGGCGGGCGCTCGGGCGCCTATGAAAAGGCGCTCGACGAGGCACGCCGCCAGGCACTGTCCGAACTGCAGGGCGAGGCCGCCGAACTGGGCGCCGATGCGGTCATCGGCATCGACCTCGACTATGAAGTCCTCGGCCAGGGCGGCTCGATGCTGATGGTCACCGCCAGCGGCACGGCGGTCAAACTCGCTTAG
- a CDS encoding DUF2312 domain-containing protein yields the protein MADGAIAADQLRLLIERIERLEEEKKAIADDIKDVYAEAKANGYDTKTMRAIVRLRKMEKHQLDEQDALLETYRAALGMA from the coding sequence ATGGCCGACGGCGCCATCGCAGCCGACCAGCTTCGCCTGCTCATCGAACGGATCGAACGCCTCGAAGAGGAAAAGAAGGCGATCGCGGACGACATCAAGGACGTCTATGCCGAGGCCAAGGCCAATGGCTACGACACCAAGACGATGCGCGCCATCGTGCGCCTGCGGAAGATGGAAAAGCACCAGCTCGACGAGCAGGACGCGCTTCTCGAAACCTACCGCGCCGCGCTCGGCATGGCGTAA
- the pyk gene encoding pyruvate kinase: MSEMMKPRGRKVKILATLGPASDTPEMIETLMRSGADAFRINMSHGEQADKAKLVEHIRGLEKVLKRPTTILFDLQGPKLRVGAFEGGKAKLQKGDTFTLDRDGAPGDATRVCLPHAELFEAIREGSLLLIDDGKMRLKVTEVHEDRIVTEVRVSGTIRDRKGVNVPDVLIPIPALTEKDRSDLEFALEQGADWIALSFVQRPEDVEEARELVKGRAAILAKIEKPQAVDCLDQILEAADAVMVARGDLGVELPPEQVPVVQNRIVATARQHGKPVVVATQMLESMISSPTPTRAEVNDVADAIYDGADAVMLSAESAAGDYPVQAVKMMNRIGLAVEADERYGDRVHFTETAPEATTADALAESARGIARTVSASAMACYTSSGSTARRIARERPPVPIMVMTASEKVARRLGLLWGTYAVATRDVSSFEEMVGKAKRMALRHSIAGGGDRLLIMAGVPFGVSGSTNVIHVVKLVGDELENYGL, from the coding sequence ATGAGCGAGATGATGAAACCACGCGGCCGCAAGGTGAAGATCCTCGCCACGCTGGGCCCCGCCTCCGATACCCCCGAGATGATCGAGACGCTGATGCGCTCGGGCGCCGATGCGTTCCGCATCAACATGAGCCACGGCGAACAGGCCGACAAGGCGAAGCTCGTCGAGCATATCCGCGGGCTCGAAAAGGTGCTCAAGCGGCCGACCACCATCCTGTTCGACCTGCAGGGCCCCAAGCTGCGCGTCGGTGCGTTCGAGGGCGGCAAGGCGAAGCTTCAGAAGGGCGATACCTTCACGCTCGACCGCGACGGCGCGCCGGGCGATGCGACCCGCGTGTGCCTGCCCCATGCCGAATTGTTCGAGGCGATCCGCGAGGGATCGCTGCTGCTGATCGACGATGGCAAGATGCGCTTGAAAGTGACCGAGGTGCACGAGGATCGCATCGTCACCGAAGTGCGCGTGTCGGGCACCATCCGCGATCGCAAGGGGGTCAATGTCCCCGACGTGCTGATCCCCATTCCGGCGCTGACCGAAAAGGATCGCTCGGACCTCGAATTCGCACTGGAACAGGGGGCCGACTGGATCGCGCTGTCCTTCGTCCAGCGTCCCGAGGACGTCGAGGAGGCGCGCGAACTGGTCAAGGGCCGCGCCGCGATCCTCGCCAAGATCGAGAAGCCGCAGGCGGTCGATTGTCTCGACCAGATCCTCGAGGCGGCCGATGCGGTCATGGTGGCGCGCGGCGACCTCGGCGTCGAACTGCCGCCCGAACAGGTGCCGGTGGTGCAGAACCGCATCGTCGCCACCGCGCGCCAGCATGGCAAGCCGGTGGTGGTCGCGACGCAGATGCTGGAGAGCATGATCTCCTCGCCCACGCCGACGCGCGCCGAGGTCAATGACGTCGCCGACGCCATCTATGACGGCGCCGATGCGGTGATGCTGTCGGCCGAGAGCGCGGCGGGCGATTATCCGGTGCAGGCGGTCAAGATGATGAACCGCATCGGGCTCGCGGTGGAGGCGGACGAGCGCTATGGCGACCGCGTCCATTTCACCGAGACGGCGCCCGAGGCGACGACCGCCGACGCGCTGGCCGAGAGCGCGCGCGGCATCGCCCGCACGGTCAGCGCGAGCGCGATGGCCTGCTATACCAGCTCGGGCTCGACCGCGCGGCGCATCGCGCGCGAGCGCCCGCCGGTGCCGATCATGGTGATGACCGCATCCGAGAAGGTGGCGCGGCGGCTGGGGCTTCTCTGGGGCACCTATGCGGTGGCGACGCGCGATGTCTCGAGCTTCGAGGAAATGGTCGGCAAGGCCAAGCGCATGGCGCTTCGCCATTCGATCGCGGGGGGCGGCGATCGCCTGCTCATCATGGCGGGCGTGCCGTTCGGCGTGTCGGGCTCGACCAACGTCATTCACGTGGTCAAGCTGGTCGGCGATGAACTGGAGAATTACGGCCTCTAG
- a CDS encoding acyl-CoA carboxylase subunit beta, protein MGTTIEELEARRDKARAGGGQKRIDAQHAKGRLTARERLTVLLDEDSFEELDMFVEHNCTDFGMDEVHYPGDGVVTGSGTINGRLTYVFAQDFTVLGGSLSERHAEKICKIMDAAMKVGAPVIGLNDSGGARIQEGVASLGGYAEVFQRNVLASGVVPQLSVIMGPCAGGAVYSPAMTDFIFMVEDTSYMFVTGPEVVKTVTNEEVTQEELGGAITHTQKSGVADCAFENDVDALLATREFFSYLPSSNRDEVPQVPTDDPWDRIEDSLDSIIPASANQPYDMHEVIRKVADEGRFFEIQPKHAANIIVGFCRIEGRTVGVVANQPMVLAGVLDINSSKKAARFVRFCDAFEIPILTFVDVPGFLPGVGQEHNGIIKHGAKLLFAYAEATVPKITVITRKAYGGAYDVMASKHLRGDLNYAWPSAEIAVMGAKGAVEIIFRKDRDNPEKIAEKTAEYEERFANPFVAASKGFIDEVIMPHSTRKRVALGLRKLANKALENPWKKHDNIPL, encoded by the coding sequence ATGGGTACCACGATCGAGGAACTGGAAGCACGGCGCGACAAGGCGCGGGCCGGCGGCGGGCAGAAGCGCATCGATGCGCAGCATGCCAAGGGCCGCCTGACCGCGCGCGAGCGGCTCACCGTGCTGCTCGACGAGGATTCGTTCGAAGAGCTCGACATGTTCGTCGAGCATAATTGCACCGACTTCGGGATGGACGAGGTGCATTATCCGGGCGACGGGGTGGTCACGGGATCGGGGACGATCAACGGGCGGCTGACCTATGTCTTCGCGCAGGATTTCACCGTGCTCGGCGGGTCGCTGTCGGAGCGGCATGCGGAGAAGATCTGCAAGATCATGGATGCGGCGATGAAGGTCGGCGCGCCGGTCATCGGGCTGAACGATTCAGGCGGCGCGCGCATCCAGGAGGGCGTCGCCAGCCTCGGCGGCTATGCCGAGGTGTTCCAGCGCAACGTGCTGGCATCGGGCGTGGTGCCGCAGCTTTCGGTCATCATGGGGCCGTGCGCGGGCGGGGCGGTTTATTCGCCCGCCATGACCGACTTCATCTTCATGGTCGAGGATACGAGCTACATGTTCGTCACCGGGCCCGAGGTGGTGAAGACGGTGACCAACGAGGAAGTCACGCAGGAGGAACTGGGCGGGGCGATCACGCATACGCAAAAGTCGGGCGTGGCAGATTGTGCGTTCGAGAATGACGTCGACGCGCTGCTCGCGACGCGCGAGTTCTTTTCCTATCTGCCGAGTTCGAACCGCGACGAGGTGCCGCAGGTGCCGACCGACGATCCGTGGGACCGGATCGAGGACAGCCTCGACAGCATCATCCCGGCCTCCGCCAACCAACCCTATGACATGCATGAGGTCATTCGGAAGGTTGCCGACGAGGGGCGCTTCTTCGAAATCCAGCCCAAGCATGCCGCCAATATTATCGTCGGTTTCTGCCGCATCGAGGGGCGCACGGTGGGGGTGGTCGCCAACCAGCCGATGGTGCTGGCGGGCGTGCTCGACATCAATTCATCGAAGAAGGCGGCGCGCTTCGTGCGGTTCTGCGATGCGTTCGAGATTCCGATCCTGACCTTCGTCGACGTGCCGGGCTTCCTACCGGGCGTGGGGCAGGAGCATAATGGCATCATCAAGCATGGCGCCAAGCTGCTCTTTGCCTATGCCGAGGCGACGGTGCCCAAGATCACGGTGATCACGCGCAAGGCCTATGGCGGGGCCTATGACGTGATGGCGTCCAAGCATCTGCGCGGCGATTTGAACTATGCCTGGCCGAGCGCGGAGATCGCGGTAATGGGCGCCAAGGGGGCGGTCGAGATCATCTTCCGCAAGGATCGCGACAATCCCGAGAAGATCGCCGAGAAGACGGCCGAATATGAAGAACGGTTCGCCAACCCGTTCGTGGCGGCCTCGAAGGGCTTCATCGACGAGGTGATCATGCCGCATTCGACGCGCAAGCGGGTGGCGCTGGGATTGAGGAAGCTCGCCAACAAGGCGCTCGAGAACCCGTGGAAGAAGCACGACAACATCCCGCTGTAA
- a CDS encoding S9 family peptidase translates to MMRFSTLLTTVAAATLLSACTTYETETASASAPAAAAEEMAMYDVNAYPLIDREALFGNPERAQGRISPDGKWLSWIAPSNGVMNVWVAPRGNMAAAKVVTNDTHRGISNHQWTVDSEYLLYLKDNDGDEKAHVYAVDPATGATRDLTPYDGVSAQLQGVSRDRPGTLLIGMNDRNEQLHDLYLVDIATGARTLVLENPGYAGIVTDNEYTPRMAAMMQPDGSLKIVWLNDELMPGEVFADVPSEDLLNTNMSGFNRSNDVVYMTDSRGIDVAVLKSVNLTTGEEKIIASGTKADINGILSDINSYEPIAYSSNYLKNEWTALTPGAQADLDFLQSRLAGEVAVTARTDDDRLWVVAQSAAEAPGVYHLYDRQAKTLEPWFAGRPALDGAPLVPMQPLELKAGDGRTLVSYLTLPPGSDKDGDGRPEQAVPMMLWVHGGPWARDSYGYNTVHQWLANRGYAVLSVNYRGSTGFGKAHTNAAVGEFAGLMHQDLIDAVDWAVRSGIAQEDKVAIGGGSYGGYATLIGVSHTPDKFACGVDIVGPSSLATLIESFPEYWKPFLAGTWFRYVGDPSDPEARAAMIERSAISRVDDISVPLLVGQGGNDPRVTKAEADTLVAAMQVKGLPVTYINFPDEGHGFQKPENRLAFFAAMEGFLGTCLGGRVQPIGDDFEGSSAEILAGAQYVEGLGAVGSD, encoded by the coding sequence ATGATGCGTTTTTCCACGCTGTTGACGACCGTGGCGGCGGCCACCTTATTGTCGGCCTGCACCACATACGAAACCGAAACCGCCAGTGCCTCCGCACCTGCTGCCGCAGCCGAGGAGATGGCGATGTACGACGTGAATGCCTATCCGCTGATCGACCGCGAGGCGCTGTTCGGCAATCCCGAGCGGGCGCAGGGGCGGATCAGCCCCGACGGCAAGTGGCTGAGCTGGATCGCGCCGTCCAACGGCGTGATGAACGTCTGGGTCGCGCCGCGCGGCAACATGGCGGCGGCCAAGGTGGTGACGAACGACACCCATCGCGGCATCTCGAACCACCAATGGACGGTCGACAGCGAGTATCTTCTCTATCTGAAGGACAATGACGGCGACGAGAAGGCGCATGTCTATGCGGTCGATCCGGCGACGGGCGCGACGCGCGACCTGACGCCCTATGACGGGGTGAGCGCGCAGTTGCAGGGGGTGAGCCGCGACCGGCCGGGAACGCTGCTCATCGGCATGAACGATAGAAACGAGCAACTGCACGATCTCTATCTCGTCGACATCGCGACGGGGGCCCGTACGCTGGTGCTCGAGAACCCAGGCTATGCCGGGATCGTTACCGATAACGAGTACACGCCGCGCATGGCGGCGATGATGCAGCCCGACGGCAGCCTGAAGATCGTCTGGCTCAACGATGAGCTGATGCCGGGCGAGGTCTTTGCCGACGTTCCCTCGGAAGATCTGCTCAACACCAACATGTCGGGTTTCAACCGTTCCAACGACGTCGTCTACATGACCGACAGCCGCGGCATCGACGTGGCGGTGCTCAAGTCGGTGAACCTGACGACGGGCGAAGAGAAGATCATCGCCTCGGGCACCAAGGCCGACATCAACGGCATCCTGTCCGACATCAACAGCTACGAGCCGATCGCTTATTCGAGCAATTATCTCAAGAACGAATGGACCGCGCTGACGCCGGGGGCGCAGGCCGACCTCGACTTCCTCCAGTCGCGGCTGGCGGGCGAAGTGGCGGTGACCGCGCGCACCGACGATGACCGCCTTTGGGTGGTCGCCCAGTCGGCGGCAGAGGCGCCGGGCGTCTATCATCTCTACGATCGGCAGGCCAAGACGCTGGAGCCGTGGTTCGCCGGACGCCCCGCGCTCGACGGCGCGCCGCTGGTGCCGATGCAGCCGCTCGAATTGAAAGCCGGCGACGGGCGCACGCTGGTGTCCTATCTGACGCTGCCGCCGGGCAGCGACAAGGACGGCGACGGGCGGCCCGAACAGGCAGTGCCCATGATGCTGTGGGTGCATGGCGGCCCGTGGGCGCGCGACAGCTATGGCTATAACACCGTCCATCAGTGGCTCGCCAATCGCGGCTATGCGGTGCTGAGCGTCAATTATCGCGGCTCGACGGGCTTTGGCAAAGCGCACACCAATGCGGCGGTCGGCGAGTTCGCCGGGCTGATGCACCAGGACCTTATCGACGCGGTCGACTGGGCGGTGCGCTCGGGCATCGCGCAGGAAGACAAGGTCGCGATCGGTGGTGGCAGCTATGGCGGCTATGCCACGCTGATCGGGGTCAGCCACACGCCCGACAAATTCGCCTGCGGGGTCGATATCGTGGGGCCCTCGAGCCTCGCCACGCTGATCGAGAGCTTCCCCGAATATTGGAAGCCGTTCCTGGCCGGGACCTGGTTCCGTTATGTCGGCGACCCGTCCGATCCCGAGGCCCGCGCGGCGATGATCGAGCGCTCGGCGATCAGCCGGGTCGACGACATTTCGGTCCCGCTGCTGGTCGGGCAGGGCGGCAACGATCCGCGCGTGACCAAGGCCGAGGCCGACACGCTGGTCGCGGCGATGCAGGTCAAGGGGCTGCCCGTGACCTACATCAACTTCCCCGACGAGGGGCATGGCTTCCAGAAACCCGAGAATAGGCTCGCCTTCTTTGCCGCGATGGAGGGCTTCCTCGGCACCTGCCTTGGCGGGCGGGTGCAGCCGATCGGCGACGATTTCGAGGGCTCGAGCGCCGAAATTCTCGCCGGGGCGCAATATGTCGAGGGCCTCGGCGCCGTCGGCAGCGACTAG
- the mce gene encoding methylmalonyl-CoA epimerase — protein sequence MKLGRLNHVGVATRSIADSVVHYRETMGASIVGEPFDLPAQGVKVCFIDTPNSQIELIEPLGDNSPVMKFLEKNPLGGQHHVCFEVEDIEAARAHFEKIGKRILGPTRTGAHGTPIFFLHPKDMEGVLTEIMESPQQAH from the coding sequence GTGAAACTTGGACGGCTCAACCATGTCGGGGTCGCGACGCGATCGATCGCGGACAGCGTGGTTCATTATCGCGAGACGATGGGCGCGAGCATCGTGGGCGAGCCCTTCGACCTGCCCGCGCAGGGGGTGAAGGTGTGCTTCATCGACACGCCCAATTCGCAGATCGAACTGATCGAGCCGCTGGGCGACAATTCGCCGGTGATGAAGTTTCTCGAGAAGAACCCGCTGGGCGGGCAGCATCATGTTTGTTTCGAGGTCGAGGATATCGAGGCGGCGCGGGCGCATTTCGAAAAGATCGGCAAGCGCATCCTCGGGCCGACGCGCACCGGGGCGCATGGTACGCCGATCTTCTTCCTCCACCCCAAGGACATGGAAGGGGTGCTGACCGAGATCATGGAAAGCCCCCAGCAGGCGCATTGA